GGTGCCGCTGTCCGGCAACTCCGCCGTCAACGGGAAGCCTTCCGCCTGCAACGCGCGCAGGATATTCAATGCCGCCGCCGGCGTGTCCAGACCGACGCCATTGCCGATTCGACCATCGCGGGTCGGGTAGTTGGCGAGGATCAGCGCGATGCGTTTTTCCGTGTTCGGCAGCCGCGCCAGATCGCTCCAGCGCCGCGCCAGTTCAGCGACGAAATCCATGCGTTCGGGTTGCGCCCGATAGCAGACCACGTCGGACTGGCTGCGCTCGCTGCGCCAGGCCAGGTCCTTGAAGCTGATCGGGCGGCTGATGATGCGCCCGTCGAGTTCCGGCAAGGCGATGTGCATTGCCAGATCTCGCGGGCCAAGGCCCTGCTCGCTGTCGCGCCAACCCGGTTCGTTGTCCTGGGCGCAGATCGCCTGAATCACCGGAATATTGCGCCGGAAGGGCCGCAGGTGCGGGGCTTCCGGGCTGGACTGCGCGAAACCGGTGGTGTTGAGAATCACCGCCGCCTCGACCTCGTCCAGCCAGTCCTCGACCACGCTCAGACAGCCGGGTTCTTTCAGGCTGGCGACCGCGATCGGCAACGGATTGAGCCCCGCCGCCTGCAAGCGCTGGCAGAACACATCGATGAATGCGGTGTTCGCCGCTTGCAAATGCGATCGATAAAACAACACCGCCGCGACCGGTTGACCGGGCAGCCATTCGGCTTGCCAGTCGCTCAGTGCGGCGGTGTTTTTCTGTGGCTGGTAAATCGCCGTACGCGGCAGCGCTTGCGGCTCACCCCAGGCGTAGTCGCGCGCCAGCCAGCGGTTGGCCAGGCAATGGAAGAAGTCCAGCGCATTGCCCATGCCACCCTGACGCAAGAACTGCCAGAGACGGTCGCGATCTTCGGCGGGCACGGTGCTCAGGTCGCTGAGTTCCGGGTCGGGACGATCATCCCCCGGTACCAGAATCACCTGCACCCCGCGCTCGGACAACTCCACCAGTCGCTCGACGCCATAACGCCAATAAGCGATGCCGCCGTGCAGCGAAATCAGAATGACCTTGGCGTGCCGCAACACCTCATCGACATACAGATCGACCGAGGCGTGATTCTGCACCTGCATCGGATTGGCCAGGCGCAGGCTCGGGTAATCCTCGGGCAATTGCTGCGCCGCTTCGGCGAGCAGCGCCAGGCTGGAGTCGCCGCTGCACAGGATCACCAGCTCGGCGGGGGTTTGTCCAAGGTCGGCAATGTTGTCATCCGACACGAAACCGCCGGGCTGGGTCCTGAGCAGGTGCATGGCTTAAACGCTGAGCGCGGCGCGCAGTTGCGCTTCGAGTTGCGCGGCGTCGAGTTCCTGACCGATCAGCACCAGACGGGTGACGCGCGCTTCGTCAGCGCCCCACTGGCGGTCGAAGTGCTTGTCGAAACGCGTGCCCACGCCCTGAATCAACAGGCGCATCGGCTTGTTCGGAATCGCCGCGAAGCCCTTCACGCGCAGAATGCCGTGCTGCACAACCAGTTGCGTCAGCGCGTCGAGCAGCAGGCTTTCGTCGGCTTGTGGCAGTTCGATCGAGATCGAATCAAAGGCGTCGTGATCGTGGTCATCGTGGTCGTCATCACCGTCGTGGTGGTGATCGTGATGGCTGTGGCGGCTGTCGATATGTTCTTCGGATCCGGCACCGAGGCCGATCAGCACGTCCAGCGGCAGGCGACCGTTGCTGGCTTCGATGATTTTCACCGCTGGCGGCAGTTCTTCAGCGACTTCGGCGCGAACGCGAGCCAGATCTTCGGCGCTGGTCTGGTCGGCCTTGTTGAGGATCACCAGATCGGCGCTGGCCAGTTGGTCGGCGAACAGCTCATGAAGTGGCGATTCGTGATCCAGGTTCGGGTCGAGTTTGCGCTGGGCATCGACCTGATCCGGGAACGCGGCGAAGGTTCCGGCGGCCACGGCCGGGCTGTCGACCACGGTGATCACCGCATCCACGGTGCAGGCGCTGCGGATTTCCGGCCACTGGAAGGCTTGTACCAGCGGTTTTGGCAGGGCCAGACCGGACGTCTCGATCAGGATGTGATCGAGGTCACCGCGACGGGCGACCAGTTCACGCATCACCGGGAAGAACTCCTCCTGCACCGTGCAGCACAGGCAACCGTTGGCCAGTTCGTAGACGCGGCCAGTGGCTTCTTCTTCGGTGCAGCCGATGGTGCATTGCTTGAGGATCTCACCGTCGATGCCCAGTTCGCCGAATTCGTTGACGATCACGGCGATGCGACGGCCCTGAGCGTTGTCGAGCATGTGCCGCAGCAAGGTGGTTTTGCCCGAGCCGAGAAAACCGGTGACGATGGTGACGGGGAGTTTGGCCAGTGTTTTCATCGGATGCCCTTTCGCAAGGTGGCGGGCATACGGGACGAGATCCGCTGCGAACGTGCGCGCGGAAGAATTCGCCACCGGATCACCCCGCCCGGTTGTAGTGAGAAATCTGTGACGAGGCAGGTCTCCTGGCTGACGGTGTTCGGGCTTTGGGCCCGGCGTTCGTTGCGCCTTCCCGCGGGCTCAGTGGATTGAGCTGGCAGTGGCGTGGCAACGAACTTCACCGTTCACAGTTGCGGGGGCAGCCGCGGCTTTGACCGCGTTCCCTTCTTAGCTTCGGCGTGGGCCGAAGAACCTCGAAAGCGCAAGGCTACGCATGGCTTGAGGATGGGTCAATGCTTTGGTTTTTTTTTGGATTGGGGGCATATCCGTTGCTGCGGTAACGGCCTCCTATGGTTTCGCTCTTACAGCGGTCACTTTTTCCAAACGCCGGGTTTGAGGTTTGGGGTTTGGGGGCATATCCGTTCCTTCGGGTGTTGCCTCTGGCGGTTTCGCTCTTACAGCGAGTCACCTTTTCCAAACGCCGAAAAGGTAACCCAAAAGGCTTTGCCCCGGCGTACGGCACTTCGCTGAGGCTCAGTGTTCCCTCGCTACGGTGTCCATCAGGGGGCATCGCCTCCGGTTTGCTTCGCTGCACCTCCTCTCGATGTATGCGGCTTCGCCGCATGGCGCTGCGCGCCTAACCCCCGGATGAACACCTACACTCGGCCTGCCGAAGGGGCAGAAGATCAAAAGCCACATCAAAAGCCAGAGCCAGAGCCAGAGCCAGAGCCAGAGCCAAAGCCAAAGCCAAAGCCAAAGCCAAAGCCAAAGCCAAAGCCAAAGCAGATCAAAAGATCGCAGCCTTCGGCAGCTCCTACACGGGAGTGAGTGTATTCAGTTAGAGATTGGTCGGCTGTCAGGCCGCCTTCGCGAGCAAGCCCGCTCCCACAGTTTAGATTGTGTACAGCCCCATGCGGCGAAGCCGCCCCACTCAACACAATGAGCGTTAGCTCGAGTACCGCTTTTGATCTGAGGGCCCGTCGGCAGGCTGAGTGGAGGGATTTATCCGGGGTGGGAGCGCAGCGACCGTTTGGCGCAGCCAAACACAGCGAGAGGAGGTGCAGCGAAGCAAACCGTAGGCGCTGCCCCCCGGATGAATCCCGCAGCGAAGGAACCCGAGCCTAGGCGAGGGCCGAACGTCAGGGCATAGACCTTTTGGTTACTTTTGGGGCGTTTGCCAAAAGTGACCCGCCGTAAGGGCGGAACCCTAAGTGGCCGTTACCGCAGCAACGGATCCACCCCCAAAATTGACTAAATTCCCCAACCCATGCTCTCCTACACAACTTGTTACGGGTGCCCTTCAGAGGGTGAAACGGGAAACCGGTGAATCATGTGCTTTACTCAAAGCCATGTCAGTCCGGTGCTGCCCCCGCAACGGTAAGCGAGCGAAGCGTCAGATCCACTGTGCCATACGGCATGGGAAGGTGACGCTTGCAGGTCGGCCAGACGCCAACCCCTCGTGAGCCCGGAGACCGGCCCGCAACACACAGTGCGCATTGTGCGTCGCTGAACATAACAAACCCGCGGTGGGCGGGCGCTGTTCGAACCTTTGCGTGCCCGACCCGCAGGGGTTTTCATGCGCTCTATATCACCCGCTGACACTCCAGAGGGAAGCGCCATGTCGATCATCAGCAGCACCGGCAGCAACACCGACAAAATCTCCAGCACCGCCACCTTGAGCCAACGCCTGACCGCCGCGATTTTCGCGTCGATTCTGGGTGCCAGCCTTGTGTACTTCGCCGGTTTCTCGCACATCGAAGCGGTGCACAACGCCGCTCACGATACCCGCCACAGCGCCGCGTTCCCGTGCCACTGAGACCTGCAGACATGATCAAGCGTATCGCGCAAACCGCAGGCTTCACCGGCCTGCTGGCCGCCCTGCTGCTGACGTTGCTGCAAAGCTTCTGGGTCTCGCCACTGATTCTGCAGGCCGAAACCTTCGAGAAGTCCGAACCGGTGGCCGTTCACGAACACGCCGCCGGCACGGCCGCACACACCCATGACGCCGAAGCCTGGGAGCCGGAAGACGGCTGGCAACGCGTGGTCTCGACCACCGGCGGCAACCTGGTGGTGGCGGTCGGTTTCGCCCTGATGCTCGCTGGCCTGTACACCCTGCGTGCACCGACCAAAACCTCGCAAGGCCTGCTCTGGGGCCTGGCCGGTTACGCGACCTTCGTCCTCGCGCCGACCCTGGGCCTGCCGCCTGAACTGCCGGGCACCGCTGCAGCCGATCTGGCGTCGCGGCAAACCTGGTGGATCGGCACCGCCGCTTCCACCGCTGTTGGCCTGGCGTTGATTGTGTTCAGCCGCCACTGGCTGATGAAGCTGCTGGGCGTGGCGATCCTCGCCGTGCCGCACGTGATCGGCGCGCCACAACCGGAAGTGCATTCGATGCTCGCCCCGGAGGCGCTGGAAGCCCAGTTCAAAATCGCTTCGCAGTTGACCAACGTGGCGTTCTGGCTGGCCCTGGGCCTGATCAGCGCCTGGTTGTTCCGCCGCAAAAGCGATGGTCAATACCACGCATGACCGATGACCGCGCAGCGCCGACCTTTGTGGTCGGCCTGGGCTGCCAGCGCGGCTGCCCGGTCAGCACGCTGCGCGCGTTACTCGATCAGGCGTTGCAGGCGCATCGTATAGAACTTGAAGCGGTCAAGGCCTTGGCCAGTATCGATCTTAAACGCGATGAACCCGGCCTGCAGGAACTGGCCAGCCAACTGGCGTTGCCGTTGTTGTATTTCAGCAGCGACGAACTGGCCAGTTACCAGCAGCGACTCAGTCACCATTCGCAGATCGCCTATGAGCGCACCGGTTGCTACGGGGTGGCGGAAAGTGCTGCCCTGGCCCTTGCCGAGCAGTTGATTCAGGCACCGGCAAAGCTGCTGATTTCCCGGCAAAAATACGCTCAGGCGACCTTGGCATTGGCCGGCGCTGCGTAAAATCCCGATAATCGCCCCGTTTGATCATGAGCAATCTTCATCTGAAGCGTTGCCCTGCCCCGTTTTTCACAGGATTTCTTCATGACTGTCTACTTCATCGGCGCCGGCCCCGGCGACCCGGAATTGATCACTGTCAAAGGTCAGCGGCTGATCCGCAGTTGCCCGGTGATCATCTACGCAGGCTCGCTGGTACCGGCTGCGGTGCTGGAGGGGCATCAGGCTGAAACCGTGGTCAACAGCGCCGAATTGCATCTGGAGCAGATCATTGAACTGATCAAATCCGCCCATGCCAAGGGCCAGAACGTAGCGCGGGTGCATTCGGGTGATCCGAGTCTGTATGGCGCGATTGGCGAGCAGATTCGTTATCTGCGCGAGCTGAATATTCCGTTCGAGATCATTCCCGGCGTCACCGCGACCGCAGCGTGTGCAGCCTTGCTAGGCGCGGAACTGACACTGCCGGACGTGTCGCAGAGCGTGATTCTGACCCGCTACGCGGACAAGACCGCAATGCCGGCGGGTGAGGAGCTGAGCAGTCTGGCGCAGCATGGCGCGACCATGGCGATTCATCTGGGGGTCAATCATCTGCAGAAAATCATCGCCGAACTGCTGCCGCATTACGGCGCGGATTGCCCGATTGCGGTGATTCACCGGGCGACGTGGCCGGATCAGGACTGGGTGGTGGGGACGCTGGCGGATATTGCCGCGAAGGTTGCGGCCAAAGGGTTTCGGCGCACGGCGTTGATTCTGGTGGGACGGGTGTTGGGGAGTGAGGTGTTTAGCGAGTCGTCGCTGTATCGCGCGGGGCATGCGCACCTCTATCGCCCATGAAGGCCCTTTCGCGAGCAAGCCCGCTCCCACATTTGGAATGCGCTCAAATGTGGGAGCGGGCTTGCTCGCGAAGGCGTCATTGAATTTCACGCAAAAAAAAACGGCGCTCACGGGGCGCCGTTTTTCATGTCCGCAGCGAACACCTTAGTAGTAGGCGTTTTCTTTCTGCGTGTGGTCGGTCACGTCGCGCACACCTTTGAGCTCTGGAATACGCTCGAGCAAGGTGCGCTCGATGCCTTCCTTCAGGGTCACGTCGGCCTGGCCGCAGCCCTGGCAGCCGCCGCCGAACTGCAGCACGGCAATGCCGTCCTCGACCACATCGATCAGGCTGACCTGACCGCCGTGGCTGGCCAGCCCCGGGTTGATTTCGGTTTGCAGGTAGTAGTTGATGCGCTCGTTGACCGGGCTGTCGGCATTGACCATCGGGACTTTGGCGTTTGGCGCCTTGATGGTCAGTTGGCCGCCCATGCGGTCGGTGGCGTAATCGACGACGGCGTCGTCAAGGAACGCTTCGCTGAACGAATCGATATAGGCGGTGAAGCTTTTCAGCCCCAGCGCGGTATCTTCAGGTTTTTCTTCGCCCGGCTTGCAGTAGGCAATGCAGGTTTCGGCGTACTGGGTGCCAGGCTGGGTGATGAAGACGCGGATGCCGATGCCTGGAGTGTTCTGCTTGGAGAGCAGATCGGCCAGGTAATCGTGGGCGGCGTCGGTAATGGTAATAGCGGTCATGGAAACTCCTCGCAGGCTTGGGCGCAGTTTACGCCAATCATTGCGCCGGACAAAGTCCTAGTATTTTTGTCGGGAAAGATTCTCGACAGGTGCGCTGACCGGTTCGCCCTCGATCCGCGCTTTAAGCCACTGATAGCTGCGTTTTTCCACCCATTCGTAGCTCAACCATGACCCCACGCCAATCGCCAGAGCGCAGACGATGAACATCAGATACGGGTTGATTCCGTAGCGTCGCGCGTTAAAACCACCAACCGACAACACCAACACGTGCATCAGATACACCGAATAGGAACAGTCACCGAGCCATTTCATCACCCGATTGCGCTCGACGTAGCGCTCCAGCGCCATGCAAGCCATCACCAGCACCGCGCTCGGCACGCCCCAGTTCAATAACCTTGGCGCCGGTGCCAGGTGATAGATCGCCATCATCGCAGCGCCCATCGCCAACAGCGGCAGCCACAGGCCGGCGCCAATCCAGCCCCGGCGATAGAGCACGCCAATGCCGATCCCCAGCAGAAACTCGTAGACGATGTCGGAACGGTAAAACTCGTTAAGCCAGCCGAACGCCTGACACACCGAAAACAGCAACGCGGCGACCACCAGCAAGCGCACCTGCCAGCGGAACACCAGCGCGCATGCAAACAACACATAGAAGAGCATTTCGTAGTTGAGCGTCCAGCCGACATTCAGCGTCGGATAAATCCCGTAACCGCCGGGGTTTTGCGCAGGAATGAATAACAGCGACGCGAGGAAATGCGCCCAGTCCACCGTCTGATCCGGCAACATTGGCCGGGCGAACAGCACCAGCAACGCCATCAACAGCGTGTACAGCCAGTACGCCGGGACAATGCGAAACAACCGATACAGCAGAAACCGCGCCGGAGGCAGCGCTTTGCTTTCGGTGGAGAGGAAAATCACCAGACCACTGATGACGAAGAAAACATCGACGCCGACTGCGCCCTTGTCGATGAAGAACTGCCCGACCGGGCCGCGCGCCTTGAAGTCGAAGAAAATCTGCATGAAGTGGTGACAGACCACCGTCCACGCGGCAAGCGCCCGCAGGGCCTGCACTGAAATCAACATGATCGGCTCCTGTCCACAACTCTCAAAACCACCACCGCCCCCTTGTAGGAGTGAGCCTGCTCGCGATGACGGCATGTCAGGCAACAACCATTCTGAATGGACTGACGCCATCGCGAGCAGGCTCACTCCTACAGGGAATGTGCGGTGTTGCTAAGAATTGGGACAGCAGGCCTGTATTAAACGATCAAAGATTCTGGTAGCGGTTCATGTCCAGCACGCCCTCTTCCACCGGATCGGTTTCGTGGAGGTATTGGCTCAGGTCGTGGAAATAGAACCAGAATTGCGGATGACTGCGACGAATCCCCCAGCGTTCGACGATTTTCTCGAAACGATCGGCATCCTTGGCATTCTCCATGGCATCGACAAACTCCGGCACTTGTTCGGCTGGAATGTTGAAGATGAAATTCGGATAGCTGCTCAGTACGCCCGGGTAGATGGTCAAGGTGTCCAGCCCTGGCTGATAGCGCAGCGACTCGCCCAACAGGAACGCCACGTTACTGTGCGCACGGTTGCGCAGCAGGCTGTACATCTCGCGTTTGCCGCTGCGAGTTTCGATGCGCAGCATGGTTGCTTCCGGCAATTGGTCGATCACCTTCAAACCGGCGGCCGGACGCGAGGTCAGGCGACTGAGTGCCTGCTCGGCGTTCTGTAGCGCCGGGTCGATATTCGGCCGCGAGCAGTAGGCGCCGTCACAGCGGTTGATCGGATCCGGCCGCGCATTGAGGTCGCCGTAACGCGCCAGCAACTGCATGGCGAAATCGTATTTCGGGTCCTTCGGATCGAGTTTCAGCGCGGTCGGTTTGTCGTCGTCGATCGCCTCATAGTCGAGCCACATCTTGAACTGGCCGCTGCTTTGGTACCAATCATCGAGGTAGTCCTCGCGGGAATCGGCCGGCATCAGGCGCAGGAAGTTCTGCTCGGCGCCGTTGCGGATCAGGTCGAAATACAGACGCGTCTGCGCCTGATGGGAGACGTTGCCGAACACATCGAAGTTGACCGCCAACTGATAATAGGTGCGCTCCAGCAGTGGATAGTCGAACAGCCACATGGTCTGTGGCACTTCGCCGATCAGGCCTTTGGTCACCGACGCACTGTCGAAGTGGCGGAAAATGCTCAGCAGCGCGTTGTCGTTGCCGGCCCACAGGGTTGACCAGCTCGGAGCCGGCAGTTCGGCGTAACTGTCGCGGCGCAGGGCTTCGTATTCGTTGCGCTTGTTACGGTAGTTGTGCCACAGGCTCAGCACACTGCCGACGTCATCGTTCTGCCCAGGCATTGCCAGCAACGGCGTGGCCTGGCCGCGATAGTTGGGGTCGGTGATGTACAGATCATGTTCCGGAGCCTGGAACAGCGCCCAGAAGTTATCGCGGATCACATCCGTCGCAATCTGCCCACGGCACACCGGCCCGCGAATGAAGGTGCGGACGAAGTATTCAGCGTTATCGAGCATGAACTGATAACGCGCCTGCGCCGGAATCGCCTCGAAGGTGGCGAACGGGTTGGCCCGGCTCTGCGGGCCGTAACCCGGCAGCGCGTTGACCTGCCAGTTGCCGCTGTAGAACAGACTCTTGACCCGCGCCATCTTCGCCGCACTCAGCGGATAGGTGATGTGGGTCTTGTGCACGATCACCCCTTGCACCGGCCACAAGCGGTAATACACCTGAGTGCCCGGATCGTCATTCGGGCGGCGGGTGGCGATCAGGTCGATCGGCTGCCCTGTCGGCGTGCGCGAACGCACCCACTGGAAGTAGTGCCCCGGCTCGCCGTCCTTGAAATAGATATGCGCGAGGAACCAGTGTTCGAACAGCCAGCGCCCGACCAGACTCTGCCGCGCCCCCGGCGCATTGAGCAGGTTTTCCCACTGGACGATTTGCAGCGCTTCCTTGGCGCTCGGCGCCAGCCCCTGCTCGTCGATCGGCGCACCGGACGCCAGCCAGCGTTGCAGGGTCTGGTATTGCTGATCGGTCAGCCCGGTCACCGCCAGCGGCATGCCTTCTTTCGGGTGGGCGCCGGCATAGCCGTCAAACTCGGCGGGCATCGCGCACATGTTTTCCCGTTGCAGGCCGAGCACGATGTCTTCCGGCAGCTTGGCATTCGGGGTCAGCGGGGTTTTGTGGCCCAGTTCCAGCATCCGCGCCATCAGCGCCGCTTGGCTGCCCTGAGCGTCGAGTACCGAATAGAAGCCCTTCTGCTGCCAGGCACGTTTGCCGAAGGCGTCGTAGAACAGCCGCGTGGTCGGCGCCGCCTGAGTGCGTTCGCCGTCGTAGACCGGCATCTTGCTTGCACCCCGCCCTGCGCCTTCGCCGCTGCCCAGATTGAGCTGGCACGCCGAGTCGTAGCAGGCGTGGCAGGCCACACACTTCTCGGTGAAGATTGGCTGGATGTCACGCGTATATGAAATAGAAGGTGAGATCGCGGGTTCCTGCGCAATGGCGCCCCAGCTTAAGAACAGCAAGAAAATGCTGATGACGCGGTACGACATGCCCATGATCCCGATCGTGAAAAAAACGCCCGCGATTCTACAGTATGACGCTCGTACCAACATGAACGATATTCATGCAAAAGCAGCACGTGCTCCAAAAGCGCACAGGTTTGTTATGATCCCGGCCCTTCGTCATGGTCTTTTCGA
The Pseudomonas fluorescens genome window above contains:
- a CDS encoding CbtB domain-containing protein codes for the protein MSIISSTGSNTDKISSTATLSQRLTAAIFASILGASLVYFAGFSHIEAVHNAAHDTRHSAAFPCH
- the cobM gene encoding precorrin-4 C(11)-methyltransferase, which encodes MTVYFIGAGPGDPELITVKGQRLIRSCPVIIYAGSLVPAAVLEGHQAETVVNSAELHLEQIIELIKSAHAKGQNVARVHSGDPSLYGAIGEQIRYLRELNIPFEIIPGVTATAACAALLGAELTLPDVSQSVILTRYADKTAMPAGEELSSLAQHGATMAIHLGVNHLQKIIAELLPHYGADCPIAVIHRATWPDQDWVVGTLADIAAKVAAKGFRRTALILVGRVLGSEVFSESSLYRAGHAHLYRP
- the cobW gene encoding cobalamin biosynthesis protein CobW translates to MKTLAKLPVTIVTGFLGSGKTTLLRHMLDNAQGRRIAVIVNEFGELGIDGEILKQCTIGCTEEEATGRVYELANGCLCCTVQEEFFPVMRELVARRGDLDHILIETSGLALPKPLVQAFQWPEIRSACTVDAVITVVDSPAVAAGTFAAFPDQVDAQRKLDPNLDHESPLHELFADQLASADLVILNKADQTSAEDLARVRAEVAEELPPAVKIIEASNGRLPLDVLIGLGAGSEEHIDSRHSHHDHHHDGDDDHDDHDHDAFDSISIELPQADESLLLDALTQLVVQHGILRVKGFAAIPNKPMRLLIQGVGTRFDKHFDRQWGADEARVTRLVLIGQELDAAQLEAQLRAALSV
- a CDS encoding cobalamin biosynthesis protein, producing MTDDRAAPTFVVGLGCQRGCPVSTLRALLDQALQAHRIELEAVKALASIDLKRDEPGLQELASQLALPLLYFSSDELASYQQRLSHHSQIAYERTGCYGVAESAALALAEQLIQAPAKLLISRQKYAQATLALAGAA
- a CDS encoding fatty acid cis/trans isomerase encodes the protein MSYRVISIFLLFLSWGAIAQEPAISPSISYTRDIQPIFTEKCVACHACYDSACQLNLGSGEGAGRGASKMPVYDGERTQAAPTTRLFYDAFGKRAWQQKGFYSVLDAQGSQAALMARMLELGHKTPLTPNAKLPEDIVLGLQRENMCAMPAEFDGYAGAHPKEGMPLAVTGLTDQQYQTLQRWLASGAPIDEQGLAPSAKEALQIVQWENLLNAPGARQSLVGRWLFEHWFLAHIYFKDGEPGHYFQWVRSRTPTGQPIDLIATRRPNDDPGTQVYYRLWPVQGVIVHKTHITYPLSAAKMARVKSLFYSGNWQVNALPGYGPQSRANPFATFEAIPAQARYQFMLDNAEYFVRTFIRGPVCRGQIATDVIRDNFWALFQAPEHDLYITDPNYRGQATPLLAMPGQNDDVGSVLSLWHNYRNKRNEYEALRRDSYAELPAPSWSTLWAGNDNALLSIFRHFDSASVTKGLIGEVPQTMWLFDYPLLERTYYQLAVNFDVFGNVSHQAQTRLYFDLIRNGAEQNFLRLMPADSREDYLDDWYQSSGQFKMWLDYEAIDDDKPTALKLDPKDPKYDFAMQLLARYGDLNARPDPINRCDGAYCSRPNIDPALQNAEQALSRLTSRPAAGLKVIDQLPEATMLRIETRSGKREMYSLLRNRAHSNVAFLLGESLRYQPGLDTLTIYPGVLSSYPNFIFNIPAEQVPEFVDAMENAKDADRFEKIVERWGIRRSHPQFWFYFHDLSQYLHETDPVEEGVLDMNRYQNL
- the nfuA gene encoding Fe-S biogenesis protein NfuA is translated as MTAITITDAAHDYLADLLSKQNTPGIGIRVFITQPGTQYAETCIAYCKPGEEKPEDTALGLKSFTAYIDSFSEAFLDDAVVDYATDRMGGQLTIKAPNAKVPMVNADSPVNERINYYLQTEINPGLASHGGQVSLIDVVEDGIAVLQFGGGCQGCGQADVTLKEGIERTLLERIPELKGVRDVTDHTQKENAYY
- a CDS encoding CbtA family protein, which codes for MIKRIAQTAGFTGLLAALLLTLLQSFWVSPLILQAETFEKSEPVAVHEHAAGTAAHTHDAEAWEPEDGWQRVVSTTGGNLVVAVGFALMLAGLYTLRAPTKTSQGLLWGLAGYATFVLAPTLGLPPELPGTAAADLASRQTWWIGTAASTAVGLALIVFSRHWLMKLLGVAILAVPHVIGAPQPEVHSMLAPEALEAQFKIASQLTNVAFWLALGLISAWLFRRKSDGQYHA
- a CDS encoding acyltransferase family protein is translated as MLISVQALRALAAWTVVCHHFMQIFFDFKARGPVGQFFIDKGAVGVDVFFVISGLVIFLSTESKALPPARFLLYRLFRIVPAYWLYTLLMALLVLFARPMLPDQTVDWAHFLASLLFIPAQNPGGYGIYPTLNVGWTLNYEMLFYVLFACALVFRWQVRLLVVAALLFSVCQAFGWLNEFYRSDIVYEFLLGIGIGVLYRRGWIGAGLWLPLLAMGAAMMAIYHLAPAPRLLNWGVPSAVLVMACMALERYVERNRVMKWLGDCSYSVYLMHVLVLSVGGFNARRYGINPYLMFIVCALAIGVGSWLSYEWVEKRSYQWLKARIEGEPVSAPVENLSRQKY